aaatgaatgaaactgaacGGGGTAAATGGAGGTATGGAggacagaagaaaggaaactaaTTCCAAAATTttacagaatatgaaaaaaatggcaaaacaACATGAAGGTAAAGGCCCCAGGCTCAAATTTGGGAGAACCAAGTCCTAGactcagaaaatatttccaaacttcAGATTCCTTCCTCTTCTCAGCTTTTAATCGGGGACCTCCCGTTTCTTCTTTCACAGGAAATGTGCTCACACCTTTATTTGCCCAAGTGGGCAAGCCCATAACCCTTGCATCCCTGTGCCAGgttgcatggagaaggcaatagcaccccactccagtactcttgcctggaaaatcccatggatggagaagcctggtaggctgcagtccatggggtcgctgagggtcggacacgactgagcgacttcactttaccttttcacttttgtgcattggagaaggaaatggcaacccactccagtgttcttgcctggagaaccccagggacgggggagcctgatgggctgccgtctatggggtcgcacagagttggacacaactgaagtgacttagcaagcagcagcagcagccaggttgCAGAGCTCAGAACCCTGAAGCAGTGAGCAACCAATCAGTGAGCACCCATGGCAAGGAAGAGCCAATCAGTGAGCTCCACCAGCTTTGCACTTCCCCAAACCCATCACATAGGCTAGGCATCCCTGCAGGCCTTTAACAGTCCAGACAAATTCTCATAGTCACTTCGGCAGAGTGTCTCAGTATTTAAGGGCATGGCTTTAAGCAAGCAGAGACAAGGCTAGTTCACGCCATGTATTGGCTGAACTTGTGCATACTGACCCACTAATTGCTCCTGCTGAGCTTACAGGCTGGTTCCTACTGATAGTCACCAAGGGAGGAGAGAGCAATTAGTGGgatgaaaatattcttaaagtCACCTTCACAATTACAGAGGCACAGTGTAAAATGAGAAAGACCTGTGAAAATACTGTAACACAGCCTTGCCATGCACTTTTTCACAGATTAACCACTTTTGTCCTGGCTCTTCCACAGGGCTGAGGCTACAGAGCGTGTCTGCATCCATCCCCTCTACTGATTCTCCTCTGGCAGAGACCTCCCCACCGACAGCTACCTGGACCAGCTCTCCGCAAAGTCCTCCTGCCTCCCCTACCGGTGGCCCGCCCAACAGCTCAGTCCTCCTAGATCCAACACTGGTCGCCACATCTCCACCCACAAAGAACATCTCCACAGAGCCCAGAGAAGAGCAGTCCACCAGCTCTGCCTCCAACTGGGAGGGCACAGACCCTTCACCAACAAGTGGTGGAGCCCACTTAACACCCACGCCTGAGGAACACAGCTCAGACACTCCGGAGGCCGGCGTGCCCACTACAGGATCGCAGCCCCCTGCTGAGTCTCCCACACTCACCTCCCCTCAAGGGCCAGCCTCATCGCCCTCACCCCCATCAACCTCACCACCTGAGGTCCCATCTGCCTCCATCAGCACCAGCCACAGCTCTGCTGAGACCAGCACCGAGCCCACAGGAGCCCCAACCACACCGGAGTCCCACACGGGGGAGCACAGCTCTACTCTCACACCCACTTCACATGCCTCAACTGAGTCAGTGCCCACGGAGGCCACGCCTCAAGCAACTGTGCCCCCCAAAGTGACCTGTATACTGATAGACATGgagaccaccaccacctcccctggGGTGATCATGCAAGAGGTGGAGCATGCGCTAAGTTCAGGTGAGTCTCTGGCTAGAACATGTGTCCTTGACAACACTGAGATACTAAAGATGCTGTTCAGTTAACCAGACACAATGGATTGAATTTGAATTTTGGAGTGCAACGCCTGAGCTGAAGTATAATCGCAAGAATTTCCACAAGCGCAAACTTTACTCTCAGTCCCTTAATAATTTCCCCATGATAGTTCATTAACGCTGGCCAGTCTATATGATTTGTCTTCACATATGTCACAGGGAATGTAAATGAGTGAGACTGGGTAAGCTAAGGGTTAACAGCTTACTGCCTTTGGATGGAGCTTCCTAGCTTTCCATTCCAGCtcctgaccttgagcaagtcatttcATCTCTTTGTGCCTtgtttttcctcatctgtaaaattgagaTAAAGAAGACACTATCATACATGGTTCTTGTGGAGATTAAATGAAATGACATATATAAGTGCTTAGAATAGTTCCTGGCAGGGAGTAAGTACTCAGGAAATGTCAGCTGTTATTATGATTGTGCTCTATGTTTTAATGCCGTATTTACCTCATGAAAACAGTCAAAGAAAGTAGAGCGGGGGTGGAGAGAATGCTTGTTATTTCAAGTCACTGATATATTTCATGAGAAAGACAGTAAATTCTATGAAACACcacatttgtttttattcttccaGCCACTCATAAAGTTGGTATTAGTTTTATCTTGATTTTGCAATCTTGGAAATTATGACAGAGATTTAGGGTCTTTTCTGAGGTCACATGCATCTGACATTGAAGTGAAATCTGTACCCTTTCAGGTATCAGGCAGGAAAAGGCCTTAGTGGGAACATTTGGCTTCTTGATTAAGAAACAGTGAATTAAGAACAGCcagaaggtgaaagagaaaacgAAGCTTTAGCTCCTTGCCTTGGTCATCTTTGCCAGGGACATAAACTCAGAGGGGAATATTTGTGACTGAGCCAAACAGGACCAGCTAGGGTCAAAGAAGTGGTTGTGACCAAGGAGAAATTAACATCTTCTAACAAACAATGAGCAACCACTGTGAATGGAAATCGTGGTAAAcagtggaggtggggagaaacAGAACTAAGCTTGACAAGACATAACTTCTCATAGAAGAGCTCATAGTTTACTAAGGGAAAAAGTCCAAAAGAATTGCAAATTCTTATTTCAAAGGTCCAGCATATATCAGTGAGAGTCCCAACAAGAGCAAGAGATATTAATATTATCAAACTGTGATAAAGGAATAAATTACAGAGTTACAGCTGGGGCATAAGAAAACCACAGGGGATCGTAATCGCAGAGCTGTCGTAAGTCAGGCCTTGGAGGAGAGAAGGGTAAACCAGAACCCAGAAGGTGAATCCTGTAGAACAGACCACCTTGGGAGGGGCAGTGACTCAGACGAGGGACAAAGCTAACTCAAGGTTAACTTCTGGAAGTGAAGGGGATCAATGCTctgccctctctctccccttgccCTCTAATGTACAGCCAGATGCCAAGGACGAGAAGCCCACTGTGGTCCATATAGTTCAGCCTCCTGGAGGGCAGGTCCAAGAGCAAAGTGGAGAAAGGTGGAGAGCGGATCTGGAAAGGTGAAAGGAGGAACTCACAGTTCAAACATTGCTTCCTCTGTCCCCATTATCATCCTATGTGTACCGCAGCTAGCACTTGGCACATTGCACTTAGATGTGTCCTTTCAAGAAtttatctgccagtgcaggagacataagagatgtgggttcaatccctgggtcgggaagatcccctggagaaggaaatggcaacccactccagtactcttgcctggagaatcccatggatggaagagactggcaggctacagtccatggagtcataaagagcgaactgaagtgactgagcatgcccgcacatttctgtctttgctttctgccacatcCCCACTTTCTGTCATGCTTTCCATGCTCTCAGCTGCCATGAACGTTTCGAGCCTGGACTTGGCATCTGGATCAGAGTGGGTGTTGACTCAGTCCCTAACAGAGGTGCCATCCAAAGACAGGCTTGCCACCTGTGGTCCTGTCTCTTCCCTTTCTTAATCCAGACCTCATCACCTCCAGCATGGCATTGCATCTTCAGTTTTCTAACTAGCCTCCCGTTCTCCACCCTCCACTCTCTCCTGTTCTGCCCTCTTCAGGGTACCATGGATGTGACGGACCAATATTCTGAGCACCTACTCTGAGCTTGGCATGCAAGAATCTCCCTAATCTGACACAACCTACTACTTTATTCAAGTCCCTTGTTTTTATAGGGAAGATTATCTAAGACAGACCTGTTCCACTGTTCTGGCTTGTATTTTAGACCATGTATCTTGATTTCCTCAACTCACAGCCAACAAGGCTAAGAGACAAAAATCAGTGACAGAGCTGGGTCATGCACCAGAAAGTTATAGTTTTAGGGAATAGGGGCCCTAGTAGGGACTgcagagtgaatgaatgaaggaatgattGACTGACTGGAGGAGAAGGTGTGGCAGGTGAGAGGAAAATCCCTGAGCACGGCCAGTATACATTTCCTAAACCCAACGGGGTTTATCCCTTATGACCTATTATATCAAAGAATATTCATTTTGCATCCACCAGGACCCTATGCTTGATGCAAAGAAATACTAATAAGTAGAAGACTTGTCCTCTGAGATTTTATAGCTCTTTgatcaccaagtcgtgtctgactctttgtaactccatggactgccgcacaccaggcttccctgtccttcactatttcccagagtttactcagactcatgtccactgagtcaataatgccatccaaccatctcatcttctgatgcccccttctcttcctgccctcattctttaccagcaccagggtcttttccactgaatcagctctttgcatcaggtggccaaagtattggagcttcagcttcagcatcagtccttccaatgaatattcagggttgatttcctttaggattgactggttttatagTTTAAGTTAAAAGAAAGAGCACAAGTAACGCTTAACAccattcctttgtttcttttttttttttaatataatgccATTTATTTAGAGCACCTTTCATTTGAAGCGTGAttaattatccttattttatttaCTCCAGGGCAGGAAGCACAATGAGGCTAAGTGACAGCATTTCCGACtcgtttgttgactatgatggctacttcatttcttctacaggatccttgcccacagtaatagatataaatggtcatctgacttaaattctCCCGTCctcattcattttagttcactgattcctaaaatgtcgatgttcactcttgccatctcctgtttgaccacttccagtttactgtgattcatggacctgacattccaggttcctatgcaatattgttctttacagcatcagactttactttcaccaccagacacatccacagctgggcatcatttccactttggtttagcctcttctttccttctggagctgtttctccattcttctccttactggacacctactgacctggtggtctcagtgtcatatctttttgctttttcttactgTTGCATACTGTTCATGAGTTGTGGGAGAGGAAGGGAATTGGGACCCAAGGAGAAGACAGGGCAGGGTAGACTGAGGTGCTTGTGTGCCGCACACACCTCGGTTCCGCAGATGCAAGCACAGAACTTCCTCTCGTCGAGGTCTCCAGTCCCCTCCACACTGCCACCTCTGGGGGTTAATTCTCAGTCCTGGTATAACCCAACCTAGCACTGGACATGGATGGCCACTGGCCTGTCTGAAGCACTGTTTCCCCTTGACCTCTGAGACGCCTCTCTCTTGGTTCGTCACCTGCCTGGCCGGCTGCTCCTTCCCAGTGCCTATGGCCTTACGTTGCCCCCTCACCTTTCTACACTGGATCACCCCAGGGCCAACCCTGTCTTCCTATCCCCCCAGCCTCTCCACACTCCTTTTCTCCCCACACTCCCCACACTGTGACCTCATCCTGCCTCCTGACTGAAATGCCATCCACATGCTGATAACCCAGAGACGTGAAACTCTATCCCTGTGTTGTTTCGTTGAACTAAAGACATGTCAACACCCAGCTGTCGATGAACTCATGGTCTCCACTTGGGTGGCTCTTGGGTGGTTCAGATGTCATATGGATCAGGTGAGCTGCTGATTTTCTCACCCCTCCGTCTGCTCCTCTCTCAGAAACCACGGGCTAATCCTAGACTCTTTCCTCATAGACGCTGCATCCGGTCTCTCAGAATTCCCCCTCACACCGCTGTCCTCTCTCACATGTGGGACTCGAACACCCTGTAACTGATCTCTGCTCACCACATCTTCACCGGAGAGATGCTTTTCAAGGCCCAGGACAGATCCTGTCCTCCTTGGCTTTAACGCTCTGTTTGCCTCTGCTTTACTTTTCACCTTttgattttatattggagtgtgcaacccactccagtactcttgcttggaaactcccatggacggaggagcctggtaggctagcttctgtggggtcgcacagagtcagacacgactgaagcgacttagcggcggcatggttgattaacagtgttgtggtcgtttcaggtgcacagcagagtgcACTCAGCCACAcagatacatgtatccattctcccccaaactccctcccatccaggctgtcacgtGACATCaaacagagttccctatgctatacaatagggaACTGTTTATAGCAATGTGTACCTGCCCATCccgaactccctaactatcccttccccctaccCTTCCCAGTTGGTAACCATAAATCCatcctctaagtctgtgaatctgtttctgttttgtaagtaaattcatctttgtcatatatttttagattctgcatataagggaagtcatacaatatttttccttctctgacttacttcactcagtttaaccatttctaggtccatccatattcaaatggcattatttcattctttgggcttctgtggtggctgcTCCTCTCTCAGAAACCACGGGCTAATcctggagtgcaggagacctgggttccatccctgggtcaggaagatcccctggagaagggaatggcaacccactccagtattcttgcctgaagaattccatggacagaggagcctggcagtctacagtccatggggtcacaaagagtcggatacgactgagcaactaacacacacacacacacgcacaaaattCCATAGTACAGATGtaacatatcttctttatccattcctccgtCAACGGACATTTAGGTTGGGTCATGCCTTGGCTATcgtaaacagtactgcaatgaacatggagctgcatgtatcctttcagaccaTGTTTTCTGCAGATATATGATCAAGAGTGGGACTGCAGggtcatgtggtagctctatatttagctttttaaggaaccttcatactgttctccatagtggctgtaccaatttacattccatgTTGCTGGGGATGCTTGCACTTTTAAATCAGAGTAAAGCCTGAGGTCTGTATCATGTCTGTAGCGCTCAAAATGCCCTGAGCCTACCCTGTCTCTCTGCCCTCACCTGCTTCCACTTTCATCAGCAAGTACACTGGCAATCTTACCGCTTCTTGAACAAATTGCAGACACTGTTGCCCCCCGGGCCTTTGCACCTACATTCTCCTGTCAAGTCTTTAAAGGCTCCCTCCTTTTCATCAGGAAGGACTTTGTTTAGCTGTCATCTGCTCAAGAGGCAGATACCTCTTGATACTTCATACCCTGTCTGGAGTAGTAATCTCATCAACATGGATCCCTTTACCCTACTTGCCTTTTGATCACTTACCACTTTCtgacattatctcatttatttggcGGGTAGGGGTCTGTTTTCTGAAAACAAGGATGTTGTTCACAAAGAGGAACATCCCCAACCACTGTAAGTTACACTCCCCAAACCAGTTTCGCTCCTCAACCCCTGAAACAGAGCCTGACAGGTGATAGACCCACAGTaacatttgctgaataaatgaataagtcaGTCAGCCCGTACCAGAGAAGCAATTTAatgtctctgagccttggtttctatCAATAAATGGAATAAACATAGTCTCCAAGTGATGAGGTTATTTAAAAGTTTAGTTGAGATAAGAAATATAGAGCATAGTGGCTGTTGAGCAATGGCTCAGTTGATGCCTGTGCGTGTTATTTTGCTATTATTTACCACTATCAACAGCatgattattgttattattctgcTGTTGTGATTACTATTATCATTGCTACTGTCCTTATCATAATGAAGAATGATATTATCTTCAACAAAGTCTTATTGAACTTTCACTGGGAATCAGGCCTCTGGCTAGGCAGTGAGAATTTGGTGGTGAATAAAACAGTCACCTGTCTTGTGGAGTTTACAGTGTTGTATGTACACGGCATGGCAAGTAGCCTAAGTCTGGTCAATCCTAGGATGTGTGGAGGAAGACACTgcagaagaagaggaaggaagatttTAGGACCACTGTAGCAGGATGAGACAACTGACTTTACTTAATGAGACACTGATGGTCACCAAAGGCTTTGGATCAGGGGAAGAAAATGTTGAGCATTATACTTTAAGAgtcctctcacactgttggtgggaatgcaagctagtacagccatcgtggagaacagtgtggagattccttaaaaaactggaaatagaactgccatatgacccaacaagcccactgctgagcatacacaccaaggaagccagaatcaaaagagacacgtgtaccccagtgttcactgaagcactgtttataatagccaggacatggaagcaacctagatgtccatcagcagacaaatggataagaaagctgtggtacatatacacaatggagtattacccagtcattaaaaagaatacatttgaatcagttctaatgaggtggatgaaactggagcctattaatcagagtgaagtaagccagaaagaaaaacaccaatacagtatactaacgcatatatatggaatttagaaagatggtaatgacaaccctgtatgcggGACAgtaaaagaggcacagatgtatagaacagtcttttggactcagagggagagggagagggtgggatgatttgggagaatggcattgaaacatgtatattatcatatgtgaaatggatcaccagtccaggttcaatgcacgatacaggatgcttggggctggtgcacttggatgactcagagggatggtatggggagggaggtgggagaggggttcaggatggggaacacgtgtgcacccatggcggattcatgtcgatgtatggcaaaaccaatacaatattataaaataattagcctccaattaaaataaacaaattttttaaaaaaagagtatccAACTGGTAGGAGTACATATATGTAGATTGCAGGGAGTTCAGGACTGGAAACTTGTAGACCAGTTTATACCTGGTTTCTGGTTGGCCATTAACACTGACAGACCATATTACTCACTACTCTGACTTTAAGGGCTCTTCACTATAAAGTGAATACAAGAGAGACAGTCTTTcaggggttgtgtgtgtgtatgtgtgtgggtttttttttccttcttcttcttttttctttttggcttaccaTACCATAAAAATTGTTTATTAGGATcatccaagaagaggaaatgagaTTCACATTCATATGAAGTTTACTGAGAATTTACATATTCCAAAAATGGGCCAGTGATTCACACAGATTATCTTCAGAACATTCAGAATCTTCATCTTATCCTCAGAACATTCCAGTGAAGTGAGCTGGAtggtatctgttcttttttttcaagatttatttgtttatttgttggcTGTGgttggtctttgttgttgcacacagcaggcaggggctactctctagttgcgttgcgagggcttctcattgcagtggcttctcttgttggaaagcacaggctctagagcaccgattcagtagctgtggcacacaggccttGTTGCTccaccacatgtgggatcttcccagaccaggaatcaaactggtgtcaCTTGCATTGCaaagaggattcttaaccactggaccaccagggaagcctggtatctGTTCTATATGTGATTAAAttggcccagagaggttaaatgactgaAATTTTGACTTGAGTGACTTGGCCAGGATTCAAATTAATTCTTCTGAGGGACCCTGAGTCTTCCTTCCACCATACCCACCCTACTTGAATTCATAGAAATGAAAAGGTTGTAAGGATCCATGGCCTCCAGACCTGCTGTGAAAATGAGCCACATGAGATGTCAAATGCCCGGCGCTGCCAACTGGGCCTGAGGGGCAGGGCCGCCAGATGGGAGGAGAAGCCCATGGCAGCTGCAGCCATCCCAAAGCAGCTGTGCAGACAGAACGAGTTTTCAGTTTtgtctttcagtttttatttggcttttgaaggaaaagagaaatgtgGTGTGTTACGTATGGGTCATCTTGTGTTATTAAATCAGAGTTCTTCAAGGGTGAAGACGGGGCCTGTGATAAGTTTGTGATGTCCTGAACTAGATTGAGTGGTGCCATGCAACAGCTTGAGAGGCAAACGGATATCGCACACAAAATTACATTCAAATTGTCCCTAATTCCTGCAAATGCAAAATTTCAAATTATACTCACTGTGCTTGCTGCAGACTGGATATTCTCTTTTGTCTGTATAATCCAGGTGTCCACTGGTCTTAGTCTGTCCTAAGCTTTCCATTACAAAGAGGACTCCTAAGTGTGAAAATCGGTGAAGGCCTTTGAACTTTAAATTGCTGGTCTGACTCTGTATCTATTCATTACGAACTGTGCTAATAAATACCCTGAAAGAAAGGGCACCAGGCAGGCACAGACATCTAATCCTCTCTGCATCTATACCTATGTAGGACTTTCAGCTGTCAAAACACCTCCTTATTCCAGGCTAACTCTTAGGATGAAAACAGatttgaaaaatgattttaacTCCTAGAAAAGGGGGaagaatcatttttaaagtatacataGAAAGATTCTAGGGGTAAAAAATTATATCTTATAGTAAATTAATGACCAGTATATTTAgatgatatattcaaaatatataagggAGGAATGATGAtttaacaaacaaacataaaataacattaaacatttattgatcaGATTCTTTCAGATTGCTCAGAATGCATCAGGGAGCAATAATCCTAAAAACGTATTGTATCTACCTTAGGCTCAGTTTTACACATACTAAATCATGGTACATGCCCAGGCCTGGTGAATGGCACCAACATCTTTTACTTCAATcctccatcaccaaatcctgttGGTTTGAACTCTTAATAGGTACCAAATTCATCCACTTCTCTCACTCTCATTTTCATGTCAAAGCTCCCATAATCCCCCTGTGATAGCCCCTGACTGGTCCGTTCATGTCCTTTCCTGCACCAATCTACCATCTTGCTGGTTCTCCACACAGAAGCCAGAATGATAATTAAACACAAATCTGATCAAAACATGTATAAGCTCACTAGGATGAAATCTGCAAGCCCACAGAGCCCCAGCAGGCATAGGGCTCTGCCCCCCAAGCCTGCCTCATCGCAATGCCTACCCCTCCATCTCTCCGTCTCCCATGCCACCTCTCTCCTGGTTCCATGTACCTGTGACTCTCCGTCTTGTCACAGGGCCTTTCTTAGCCTGGACGCTTCTACCTGGAACCTTCCCACAACATGTCATCTCTTCACCCAGTGAATTCGAGGCTCAAACATCACCTGTTCAGGAAGCCTCTGCTGGGGCCCCCAGTCCAGCTCTGGACTGTTACAAATTCAGTTGTTACAAACTCATAATTCAGTTCTTTGCAGTgtgcttatatatttatttgtgtggCTCTTTGTTCACAGCTTGCACTGCTTTTTCAGGTACATGATGGGATGGATGTTGTCTGTTTGGGCTCACAGATATATCCCCAGCACCTAATAGTGCCTGGCTCAGTGCAGATGCacaataaatgtttgatgaatgacTAAATGAATGGCTTTTAATGACTAAATACGAAGCTTTAGACAATAAAGATGTGTATTCACTTCACCTCATAAATTCTAAACTTTGAATTGAAAATGagagaaattaaacatttttacatTATCTTAATCTGTTTTGTCTACTATGacaaaaataccataaactgggtGATTtaaccacaaatatttatttctcacagttataGAGGCTAGGAAGTTCAAGACCAAAGCACCAGCATTCCTAGTTCAGAGCTGGTGACTTACTGCTATGTTATCCCACCACAAAAGGGGTGAGGGCACTCTCTGAGGTCTGTttcataaggacactaatccttttcacaagggctccaccctcatgacataAGAACCTCCCAAAGGCCTTGCCtcttaataccatcacattgcAGGTTAGCACTGTCACATATAAATTTGGGGGGTACATATAAATTTTGGGATCCTGAAGACCTGTGCACAGCCCTCTAATATACCAtcatcattgttcagtcactaagtcacgttcgactctggccccatgaactgtaccccaccaagctcctctgtcctccactatatcctggagtttgctcaaattcgtgtccattgagtcagtgatggtatctaaccatttcatcttatgttgtccccttctcctttttccttcaatctttcccagcatcagggtcttttccaatgagttggttcttcgcatcaggtggccaaagtattgaagcttcagcttcagcatcaatccttccaatgaatattcagagtcgatttcatttaggattgactggtttgatcttcctgcagtccaagggactctcaagagtcttctctacacacaactcaaaagcatcagttcttcagtgctcagccttctttttgctccaactctcacatctgtatataactactggaaaaaccacagctttgactatacgaacttttgttggcaaagtgatatctcttgccttttaatacattgtcaaggtttgtcatatatttttttggtctccaaaatcactgtggaaggtgactgcagccatgaaattaaaagacacttgctccttggaaggaaagctataaccatCATTTTAGACATCTGAAGGGCTGTCTGCCTCC
This window of the Capra hircus breed San Clemente chromosome 6, ASM170441v1, whole genome shotgun sequence genome carries:
- the PARM1 gene encoding prostate androgen-regulated mucin-like protein 1, with protein sequence MVCKTLFALCIFTAGLRLQSVSASIPSTDSPLAETSPPTATWTSSPQSPPASPTGGPPNSSVLLDPTLVATSPPTKNISTEPREEQSTSSASNWEGTDPSPTSGGAHLTPTPEEHSSDTPEAGVPTTGSQPPAESPTLTSPQGPASSPSPPSTSPPEVPSASISTSHSSAETSTEPTGAPTTPESHTGEHSSTLTPTSHASTESVPTEATPQATVPPKVTCILIDMETTTTSPGVIMQEVEHALSSGSIAAITVTVISVVLLVFGVAAYLKIRHSSYGRLLDDHDYGSWGNYNNPLYDDS